A genomic region of Solanum dulcamara chromosome 2, daSolDulc1.2, whole genome shotgun sequence contains the following coding sequences:
- the LOC129871641 gene encoding uncharacterized protein LOC129871641: MVNDAWLESMPVTTLNHLASTGSDHCSLLLECIERQSNIIKYFKFLNCWVENDNFLATVKVCWERLVDGNPMRTFYQKLKIVSNTLSNWSRNQYGDIFASVKQYEEQVRQAEEDIINDNSEENRAKLNQINAHYIRYLKMEQAILKQKIYLHWFKYGDANTKYFYAIIIGRRRKLFIHQISNEYGNLIQGDNNIAKIACAHFENIFTIEEKQINEDMLKCIPKLVDDQQNELLHSLPTKDELKEVVFSMSPTSAAGPDGMSGKFFHSC; the protein is encoded by the coding sequence ATGGTCAATGATGCTTGGCTGGAGTCCATGCCTGTGACTACTCTTAATCACCTGGCTTCTACTGGATCAGATCACTGTTCTCTTCTGCTGGAATGTATTGAAAGACAAAGTAAtattatcaagtatttcaaattcttGAACTGCTGGGTAGAAAATGACAATTTCCTTGCCACTGTTAAAGTTTGCTGGGAAAGACTTGTAGATGGAAATCCTATGAGAACCTTTTATCAAAAGTTGAAAATagtttctaatactcttagcAATTGGTCCAGAAATCAGTATGGTGATATATTTGCTTCAGTTAAACAATATGAGGAACAagtgagacaagctgaagaggataTCATCAATGACAACTCTGAAGAGAATAGGGCCAAACTAAATCAGATAAATGCCCATTATATCAGATACTTGAAGATGGAGCAAGctattttgaaacaaaaaatataCCTGCACTGGTTTAAATATGGGGATGCCAACACCAAGTATTTCTATGCCATTATCATAGGGAGAAGAAGGAAGTTATTTATCCATCAAATCAGTAATGAATATGGTAACTTAATTCAGGGTGATAATAATATTGCAAAAATAGCCTGTGCACACTTTGAGAACATCTTTACCATTGAGGAGAAACAAATTAATGAAGATATGCTTAAATGTATCCCCAAGTTGGTTGATGATCAACAGAATGAACTATTACATTCCTTACCTACCAAGGATGAGTTGAAGGAAGTAGTATTTTCTATGAGTCCTACTTCAGCTGCAGGGCCAGATGGCATGAGTGGCAAGTTCTTTCACTCATGTTAG